Proteins encoded in a region of the Thermocaproicibacter melissae genome:
- the mraZ gene encoding division/cell wall cluster transcriptional repressor MraZ: protein MLIGEYQHNIDLKGRVIVPSKFREDLGDRFYVTKGLDGCLFVLSAEGWKSLQEKVSAMPVSKARGLQRFFFSGAVEVEPDKQGRILIPQNLRTYASLDRDVTFIGTSNRAEIWNTTKWNEFNASLTQEAIAEAMDELDF from the coding sequence ATGCTGATCGGTGAATATCAACATAATATCGACCTCAAAGGCAGGGTTATCGTTCCCTCCAAATTCCGTGAGGATTTGGGGGATCGTTTCTATGTCACAAAAGGCTTGGACGGCTGCCTTTTTGTCCTTTCTGCGGAAGGCTGGAAAAGCCTTCAGGAAAAAGTGAGCGCCATGCCTGTCTCCAAGGCACGTGGACTGCAGCGCTTTTTCTTCTCTGGGGCCGTTGAGGTAGAGCCGGACAAGCAGGGCAGAATCCTGATTCCTCAAAACCTTCGCACTTACGCCTCCCTCGATCGGGATGTTACCTTTATCGGAACCTCCAACCGGGCGGAGATTTGGAACACCACAAAGTGGAATGAGTTTAATGCGTCGCTGACACAGGAAGCGATTGCCGAAGCCATGGACGAGCTTGATTTTTAG
- the rsmH gene encoding 16S rRNA (cytosine(1402)-N(4))-methyltransferase RsmH produces MEFTHKPVLFDETIESLSIKPDGVYIDGTAGGGGHSRAIAEKLTTGRLLAIDQDPDAIQVLKERLGSFPCVSIYQCNFAEMKEAAAANGINEADGVLLDIGISSYQVDNPERGFSYHHDAPLDMRMSKKGVSAKDIVNTFSWQELAEIISKYGEEKYARQIAQGIVRAREKAPVETTLQLAEIVKQSVPAKACRDGHPARKTFQALRIQVNGELDKLSEGLDAAFSLLKPGGRLAVITFHSLEDRIVKQRMADWCKGCICPPDFPVCVCGRKPQAELLYKKGLVPSEQEIKENPRSRSARLRVCVKL; encoded by the coding sequence TTGGAATTCACTCACAAACCTGTGCTGTTCGATGAGACAATCGAGAGCTTGTCCATTAAGCCGGATGGAGTGTATATTGACGGCACGGCCGGTGGCGGCGGCCATTCTAGGGCAATTGCCGAAAAGTTGACGACAGGCCGGCTTTTAGCAATCGACCAAGACCCTGACGCGATTCAGGTGTTGAAAGAAAGACTCGGAAGTTTTCCTTGTGTCAGCATTTACCAATGCAATTTTGCGGAAATGAAGGAAGCTGCCGCAGCAAACGGAATCAACGAAGCCGATGGGGTTCTGTTGGATATCGGGATTTCTTCCTACCAGGTCGATAATCCGGAACGCGGCTTTTCCTACCACCATGACGCACCTCTCGATATGCGCATGAGCAAGAAAGGTGTTTCCGCAAAAGATATTGTGAATACTTTTTCGTGGCAGGAACTCGCGGAAATCATTTCAAAATATGGGGAAGAGAAATACGCGAGACAAATTGCCCAGGGCATCGTTCGGGCGAGGGAAAAAGCCCCAGTGGAAACAACGCTTCAGCTCGCCGAAATCGTTAAACAGTCTGTGCCTGCCAAGGCTTGCAGGGACGGGCACCCGGCCCGCAAAACCTTCCAAGCGCTCCGGATTCAAGTCAACGGGGAATTGGACAAGCTTTCCGAGGGATTGGATGCCGCATTCTCGCTTCTGAAGCCGGGCGGGCGTCTGGCAGTAATTACCTTCCATTCTCTGGAAGACCGCATCGTGAAGCAGCGCATGGCAGACTGGTGCAAGGGCTGCATCTGCCCTCCGGATTTTCCGGTGTGTGTATGCGGCAGAAAACCTCAAGCAGAGTTGCTTTACAAGAAAGGCCTTGTACCTTCCGAGCAAGAGATAAAAGAAAATCCACGTTCTCGCAGTGCTAGGCTGCGGGTATGCGTTAAGCTGTAA